A portion of the Phyllobacterium zundukense genome contains these proteins:
- a CDS encoding efflux RND transporter periplasmic adaptor subunit, with translation MMFMNRTGIMVLVVVGVGAGGIVAERHSAASPSPVNLVREDSPPRVEVVRPRRGTVARSLQTNATLEAFEETDLFAKVSGYLSDVRVDIGDHVKAGQVLAVIDVPEMEQELAEAKAQLESKRTSLEVARRQLDHFGANVKLQNELLRRREELSAGQGWISDRTLDEVRANAEMAKADLSVAEANGDLAADQIDVAAAAVEKIKTLLAYTQIVAPFDGVVARRLVNRGDLVQAATATRTTPSAGSLFTVQRIDMIRVFCDVPENDVPHLHVGDPAIVKPSGFDGKQFIGKVTRFSLRLDPETRNMRTEIDLPNPDERLYPGTYADVSLEMNQRPDALTVPAAAIGSDSEGNFVYTITDKRITRLAVKTGLTDNGRIEVTAGLSDETPVVASAQGTPPLRTSVQPQMVRENSL, from the coding sequence ATGATGTTCATGAACCGAACGGGCATAATGGTATTGGTGGTGGTCGGCGTCGGCGCGGGGGGCATCGTTGCCGAACGGCACTCGGCGGCATCGCCATCGCCGGTGAATTTAGTGAGGGAAGACAGCCCCCCGAGGGTCGAGGTGGTGCGTCCGCGCCGCGGGACGGTGGCCCGAAGTCTTCAAACCAACGCCACCCTCGAAGCCTTTGAGGAAACGGATCTCTTTGCCAAAGTTTCCGGATACCTCTCCGACGTTCGCGTCGATATCGGCGATCATGTGAAGGCGGGTCAAGTGCTCGCGGTGATCGACGTCCCCGAAATGGAGCAGGAGCTTGCCGAAGCCAAGGCCCAGCTCGAATCCAAGCGAACTTCTCTGGAGGTCGCGCGCCGCCAACTGGACCACTTCGGAGCGAACGTGAAACTTCAGAACGAATTGTTGCGGCGTCGGGAGGAGCTCTCCGCCGGACAGGGGTGGATCAGCGACCGAACGCTTGACGAGGTGCGCGCCAACGCGGAAATGGCCAAGGCGGATCTCAGCGTTGCCGAAGCGAACGGCGACCTCGCGGCCGACCAAATCGACGTCGCCGCCGCGGCCGTGGAGAAAATCAAGACGCTGCTCGCCTATACGCAGATCGTCGCGCCTTTCGATGGCGTGGTGGCTCGGCGGCTGGTGAACCGGGGCGATTTGGTCCAGGCCGCCACGGCCACGCGGACGACACCGTCCGCAGGGTCACTTTTCACGGTGCAGCGGATCGACATGATCCGGGTGTTTTGCGACGTTCCGGAGAACGACGTACCTCACCTTCACGTTGGCGATCCGGCCATCGTCAAGCCGTCTGGCTTCGACGGTAAGCAGTTCATCGGCAAGGTAACCCGTTTCTCCCTACGTCTCGACCCCGAAACCCGCAACATGCGCACCGAGATCGACCTGCCCAACCCCGACGAACGGCTTTATCCGGGCACCTATGCGGACGTCTCGCTGGAAATGAACCAGCGCCCCGATGCGCTCACGGTACCCGCCGCGGCCATAGGTTCGGATAGCGAAGGCAACTTCGTGTACACCATCACCGACAAGCGCATCACACGCCTCGCCGTCAAGACTGGTCTGACCGATAACGGTCGCATCGAGGTGACCGCAGGCCTATCGGATGAAACACCGGTGGTGGCAAGCGCCCAGGGCACGCCACCCCTGAGAACGTCGGTACAGCCGCAGATGGTCCGCGAGAACTCCTTGTAA